TTGCTGTATTTCTGAAGCCATGCAATTAACATTGCTCACTGACAATGCCAATAATTAGATTAACGGCATTCCGATTCATAAGTCGCCTTGATAACCAGGACAGTCATCTCTCCAGACCGTTCGACGAAACAGTCATTCGAAAATGTCACGGACGTTGACACCAGCAGTGTCAAGGGATCAATCGTCTGGATTGATTGCGACGTCATCGACGAAAGTCTGCTGGAGTGGCTATCGTCAAAATTCCATCTAGATCAGTATTCTGCCGAGGACATCCGGAAAGGCGGCCAGCGTGTGAAGGTTGAAGATTACAGAGAGTACACATTCTGCACGGTCAAGTCGCCGCTGGCGTCCTCCGAAACCCCCCCTGCTTCTGTTTTTTCTGAAATTTTTGCTCTATTTTCAGACACGTGGATAGTCACCATACATCGCGGTCCTTCCGATACAATCAAAAGCGTTATGGATGCCGTGGCAAACAGGGGGCTGTCGCCTCTTTCGCCAACTCCGGCAAGCGACCTTGTCTATTACATGATAATTGACTTTGCCACCGACGCATTCATTGATTCACTGACAGCGGTGGAAGACGATATTTATGCGCTGTCAGATGAGGCCGAGAAATTCATTAACTTCAGGAAAAGAGGACTGGAGGACGTCAAGGAGCTTATGCTCTCGCTTTCCAGGATAAGAGCACGGCTGATAGCACTGAGGACAGTTCTTTCGCAGGAGAGGGATGCTCTCGGACAGATTATGCGTGGTTCAATCCCCTATGTCAGGAACGAAACACTCCGCAATTTCAGGGATGTTCACGATCACTCCTTCCAGCTTGTCGAACTCGTCGACTCTTATGTGGCGCGCGTAAATGACGTTCGCGACCTGTACTTCAGCCTGCGTTCGGCTCTCACAGACAACATCATCAAAGTACTGACGATTGTCGCTACCATCTTCCTGCCGCTCGCGCTTCTCGCCGGCATATACGGCATGAATTTCACCCACGGATACAACGTGCCGGGGAGTTCGTCTCCCTATGGTTTCTATATCATGATCATCATCATGACTGCAGTCGGACTGATCCTCGTCGGCGCATTCCGCAGATATGGCTGGATTTAGCCTCTGTATTCAGCAATCCGGACAGTATGATATATCAAGCGCATCAGGATACTCCAACAGGCGAATTGTGTATGGTCTCTGATAGACAACCTGTCTGTGCATAGTCGGCAGTTTTCGTTATTCAAGTGAGGATGTGGAAATTCAACACAGCCCCAATTTCAGAAACTATATTTAGCAAGCGTTGTACGACGGGCACCTGAAGGTGTGATGGGATGACTTTCAAACACGCATTGAACTCGATTAGCACGATGGACAGACATCGTGCCAGCGGATACAGAAACGAACGCCTGGAAACAGAGTGATAAAGTGTACTTGCTGTCTTTAATAGTGTCACAGGCTATTGCTGCACTTGGCACGCTGATACACGAGTTGAGAAGCATCCACAGCCTGGGAGCAGTATCGAGCATCGGCATGAATCTTGGCACCAGGTACGGACCAGAAATTCTGGCGCTATACGTGGTTGACAGAACATTTAGAGCCATTGCTTCAAAGATGTCCCTGTTGTTCAGGCGCCTATCGGGGCGTAGCAAGGCAGGAAGCGATGAACGGTCAAATAGTCAGGAGATTTCATAAGGTATGGACGCACTGGAGTTCTCTCCGGTAACCGGTGATAAAACTGTTTGCTGCACGATTTGCAAGGGACATTTGTGAAGCACCATGATCTGACGGTGGTGACACAATTTCGATAATGAATGTGGACAGGATCCGCAGCTGGCGCGGCGCTCAGTTACTCTGGAAGCACAGAATTGCGATTTATGCGGCGGGAATTCTCTCGCTGGCGCTGACTTCAATAAATTATGCTTATGGCTACGCTTTCTTCCCCGCCCTGTACGCCGGATTCGCGACCATACCGATTTTCCTCACTCTCGCGTTGAGCTTCATCGCACCCGCTATGAAAATGAAGCCGCCGTCATTTTGATTCAACACGCGGTGGCATTGCGAGAAGGCAAGGCGCGTGTTATGCAGTCAGGTCTGTCGATTCTGCAGCCAGGAAGACTGTGTCAGTGAAATGACACAGGATGTATTTGACGAAACATGCCCGACGGCAACAGAGACAAACGAATACACGCTTCCGATATCAGTGGATACTACGACTGATACACCATTGCTCAATTCAGATGTTCCTGTAGTGTTGGCAATCAATGTTCTGCCGTACATGCGGATAAACAGTGTTGCAGAACTGGGGCCCGACAGGTTCAACTCGTACAGGCCATTTGCCAGGCACAACCGAAAAATGGGATCGCCTCCATGTCCAATCTGCATCGATTGTTTTGCGCTATATGGTACGAAATATCGTATGGCACCTGTGTAGCCCTTGGCAAGCAGTATGCAGTTTCCTGCTTCGGCCATTATTCCATACATGCCTGTGGAAAAGAGGGTATTCACCCAGTACAACATATCACCCTCAGTGCTGCCGTTAATGTTGACGTAGAAGAATCTCGAATGCGGGTCGGTGATGACATAGTCGGGCAGATAATTTCCCCTGTACACGCCGGGTATGGTGGAATTCGCTCTCTGCGCGAGCGAGGGCATATTGTTCTGCATCAGCACCGATGCGTTGCGCGGGATGAGCGAAATCATCTCCGAAAGCTCGTTGTCCACGGCGCCGGGCATTACATTGTGCAGAAACAGGTAATTCCCATCCGGCGGTTTCGGCAGATATGCATTTGCAGGGCTGTAGGGGAGCAGGAAGGCTCCAGACACCAGAATGAGAGTTATGAAGAGCGATGCAGGCTTCACACTGATTTTCCTCTTTGTCGAAACGCTTATTGTCTTACCCTTCATTTTCGTCATGCCGAGGATTGCGGCAAGCAGGTATCCCGGGGCATACATCGCGGCGTACTGATAGTAGTATGGTGTGAAATTGTTCAGATCCGTGCTGAAGAGCGCGAACAGGCTGTACGGCACAGAGAGCAGCATAAGCACAGAACTTTTCCTTGCAAAAACGATTAAGGGCAAAATGGGCAATGCAAGAAAAAACAGTTTCCATGACAAGTCATACGAGAGCGCGGAAGCAGCAGCATAAAGCGTCAGTCTGAACGGCACATATTTTAGCAGAGTATCGGGGCCGAATATCACCACCACACCGGAGAGGAAGAGCACGGGGAGTGCTGCCAAAGCAGCATCGAATCGCATAGAAATGCGGTCGTTGTCTCTCGGAAATACCGGAACCCTTCCACAATTGAGCCTGCGATCATCGTATATGAGAATGCAGCCGGCAAGAGCGACCACGACCGGTGCAAGAGCATCGGTCGTGCACGACAGTCCCAGAAAAATTGCAGAGGGCCATGCCCGCCCGCTCATGCGGAAGTAGAGGCCGGTGAAAAACAATGTGGGAAAGAGTGCCATGAAATGAAAATCGAACCAGTTGATGCCTGCAATCGGAAAATACAGCAGGTAGCCCAGGGCGACCGTCAGAGCTTCCCTGCCGCGCAGGAACCTCTTTGCCATGAGGTATATGGGCACCGCCCCTGCGCCTATCCAGAAGCTCTGAAACGTGAGCAGTGCAGCCTGACTGGGATAAATGTAGTAGAAAGGCGCCAGCAGCAGGTATATTGCCTTTTCAGGCACCATTACAAAGTGGCCGTGGAACACAGACCACAGCAGATATGAACTGACGCCGAGGTCGTAAACGGTCGCGTGGTACGTATCCAGTTTGGCTATTGATATCAGGGACCAAATGAGGCCATAGGCAATAGCAGCCGACACTGCAACGACTGCGAATCTGTCTCTTCCCCTCAGTCGCATCGCTGCAGATGTTGTTTTCGTGAAAGGCCAAACTGGCGATAACAGCATCCTAACTGTATGTCCGAAATTGCTGATAATTCTTGCGGTATTCGTATCACGGCTTCGGTTCTATTTTCGTTTGCCGGGAATAGTACAGTGATTTATTATTTGATAATCTGCATAAAGAGGCTCTTATCACTGCAAATAGCACTGTGCCATAACCTGCATTTGGCGGGCAGAAAGCTGTTTTCCACAGTTGCGTCACCTGCACGTTTTTGTCGCTTAAGCGCTCTTGTTCCGATGATATTGTTTCACAAAATGCAGAGGCATCAGTCTGAATCGACCCCTGTGAATGAATCTGCATGGACCTTTCTGGAACCGCATCAAGCTGTTCCATCGCGCGTCTCAGTGGCAGAAGACTCTCGCCTTGCAGCTCGACGGAAGGAAAGCATAGAGTTTCTGTCTCCTCTCATCAAACGCGAATGTGTGTGCACCCCTTTCAGTCTTCAGTTCCTGTACAATCTTCACTCCTGCCGTGTCAATAACCTGAATCATGCCCTCGTCCCCGATTGCACAGTAGAGCTCTCTGTTCTCAGGATTGAACCAGACGACATCGGGCGCGCCAGCTATCTCAATCTTTGCCTCCTCTACACCGGAACGGAGGTCAAACGTGACGAGCTCCGCAGAATCGCAGGCAACAAAACCGCGGTTTGACGTGGCGTCTATTGCAAGTCCATGCGGTCCCTTTCCGGAAATGCCTATGAACGCAGACTGTGTTAACTGAGCGTCCGTTCCTGTTTTAACCACACACACTCCCGCAGGCTCTCTGATGTTTACGAGAAACCTGTCCCTCTGCACGTCGTACGCACACCATCTTGGTCTGCCGGGGAGGCTGAATGTGGATATCGGAGAACTCCCGCCCGGATTGAACAGGCGCAGGATGTTATCTTTCACATCTGCGACTGCAACGTTCTTTCTCACACTGTCCCATGCGATGCCGTTCGGACTGCTGCCTGCATCAAGAATACGAATGGTTCCGAGTGAATTCGGTTCTATCACGAGCACCTTTCCCGTTGCTCTGGCTGCTGCGAACACCATCTCTTCACCTGCGGCGCACAGGACACCGCTTGCCTCAGGACAGGATTCCACCGTCCCAATGTGTTTGAGGCCGATGCCGTCTACGACTTCGACCGTGCCGGCAGCTGTGTTGGCAACGAACACCCGTCCTGAATGCAGATGAACGTCTCCGTGGTCGTATTCGCCTTCTCCCTTTCCGGGTAAATCAATGTCCTTCAGCTTTTTCAGCATCTAATGCCACTTCCTTCGATTCGTGAGAAACAGATCACTCAAGTATGGGGCAATTGCCAAGGACTACTTTGCGTGTTCCAGCTCTGCCTTCTTGCTCAGTCTGAGCTGACAGTATCTGTACATTGCATCATAGAACGGGAATTGCAGTCTCATATTCTCATGATCGTTGGATGCGATGTCCCTGAAACCGAGCGCAGCTGCTTCCAGACCAGCCGATTCCGGCGGGGCATCAGGTATGTCCGCATCCGCGCCCCTGACAATCCTGGCAAGTTCAAGCAATGCCTGATCCTTGAGCCCGTACTTTTTTATGATGGCATCGAAACTTACATACTCCTTTCCGCCTTCCTCGTAGTGCGTCAGTTCCACGCCTGGCGCATCAAACGGAATAGCTTTTTCCTTCGCGGCAGTTTCCGCTATTTTCTCCTTCGGAACAAAAATGAATTCGGCATCCCTGTCTACAAATCTCTTAATCACCCAGGGGCATGCTATTCTGTCAACCTTGGCCTTCTCTCTGGTTACCCACTTCATACCGCCAGGTATGGAAATGCCTGTATATTTTATTGTGCGATCGGAAGCCCTGTCAGCGTTTCCCTGATATCCCAAAAGCCTCAAGACTTCTGTGCCTACTGTACTGCAATCAGGACACTATCGGCAACCGGCGCGGCGATTACATGTGTGACTGCAGCGCGCAGCCTTTGCAGCGGTTGTGAAGCAGCCGGAACACCGATGAAAATCCGGTAGGGTCACTGTCAGATTTCATCCCCTCAATGAATTGAGGGGTCTTCCTGCCTGTTTTTTGCGAAAACATTCACGGTATGTCCACTCTTCCTTTTCACTGTGGGCATTACTGGCATTAAATGAAATTCGTTTAAGCCGAGTGCTCATTCCCCACGGGCTCTACGTTTTTCATCCGCAAGCAACTGTACAGTCCGGGCGAAATGATTGTCGTGGAGCACATCAGTGGATGCAAAGTAATCTGCAAGAGTCCGTGCCAGTTCTTTGACCTTGTTTGTGCCGAAAACACGAACTCCATTTTCCTGTTCGAGGGACGGAAGTACCAATTGAATTCTCCTGGAAGGGAGGGAGAAACTGAAGAAGATGTAACACGATTGCGGTTGCGAACCTCTCGGACCGTTCCTGAGCAAATCCATAACCGGGATCATTTCCCGGAACAGTTTCACCCTTTCCTGCAGTTTCGGAAGGACTTTCGCATGGTTCATTTCCGCGGGCCACCCTGTATCTATCCATTCCAGCACGTCGCAACCGACATACCTGTGCGTTGTGGATGAAAAGCCCACCGCCGCAATATCCGGATGTTTTCTCTCGAAATGCCCCACATTGTGTAGAACGGCGTCGCAGCCCTCCATGCCGACGAGATAAGCTGCAAGGAAGTGCTCTTCAAACGTAACCGCGCGATCTGTCTTTACGCGGTCCAGACCATCGTCAGCGACTTCACTGTCCCTGTCCGTCAAGGCAATTCACCCGCGCTCCTGCATGTGCCGGCTCGTGATGCACATAAACACATCTCCTCTTCCGCATTTCGAAGAAGAAAAGAGAGAAGATGCCCATCAAACTGCCGGTCGCTTACAGGGCCCATCGCCTGCGGAGCAAATTCTGTGACAGAAAGTGCTGCGATTTCACACAATTTTGAATGCCGCAATGGCCTAATAGAAATTTTACATTTATCTTTCCGTGAAATGCCCTGTATGTCTTGAAAAGACTGAATGGACTGAAGGCGCAGAATTTGCCGGTGTAGCCTCACACATGCTGGCTAATGCGAAACAGGCTGACGGCGAGCATGCCATGTGGCTTAAGAGGTATGCCGGTCATAAGGAAACTGCTGAAACCGATCTGGAAGCGCTGCTGAGCAAGCTCTATGAAACCGACGGCAACCCGAAGAGATGGATATTGAACCGTCTCATTGAAAGAATATACACCTCCCCGCCACACCCGTTTATTCAGAGGCTACAGCATCCGGACAGGAAGACAATCTACGGTTATGTGATGGAACATCACCATTTTCTTGTCCAGTGGGTGAGGTGCTGTTCGTCGATAATTTCGCGCACTGATCTGGAGGATGTGCAGCTTTATGAGATAGATAATATTGTCTCAGAGTTCAGGGGAAATCCGCCTGAACAGCAGTCGCATCACGAGCTTCTTCTCAGGATGGGTGAGAGCATAGGTGTTGACAGAACTATTGTGTATTCAACCAAGCCACTCCCCGCTACAGCAAACTGTCTGGCATGGTGGAATCGCATAGCAAATGAATGCAGCTGGATTGAAACGATGGCTGCAATGCACACGCTCGAACTCACGGCAAACCCCGAAATAAAGAAATTGGGCTCAGACATGACTTATTTCGATCCGGCCATTCTTGAGGACAGAAAATATCCCGATGCAGTCAAGTCCTTCCTTTATGAGGGTTACAAGGCAGATGCCGGTCACTCGATGGAAGCCCTGGATCTTATAGTGAAGTACTGCAACACAACGGAGCTACAGCATGACATCCAGTCAGTAGTGTACAAAACTGTGAAGCTCCTGGATGACTATCTCATGGCAAGGCTTGAGAGGGGCGAGATGCTTGCAGATTAACAACATTCACGGATGCGCGCTCTGCGATGCCGCATGGGGAGAATACTGGGAGGAGGTTGAAAACGAAAGGATGCGCTTCTGCTGCGACATCTGTGCTTTTGCATTCAAGAATATGGTAGGTGAAGTCAAGAAGTCTGCTCACTGGCCGCGTCTGGAAAAAATAGAGATCCAGGGAGACAATACGATTGGCAGGAAGTGTCTTGCCGCCTATAATGGAAACGAATTCAGGTTTTATATCAAGTTCAGCAACGATGGCAGAATATCTGATTTCCACAGATTGTGATTGTTCCATAATGCAGGCGTGTCTGTAATTTTGTGTTTTATGAAACACAATTTTTCACTTTTTCTTGTCACCCACCATGATTAATCTGAAATGTGCTGAACGACTATTATTTTGTAGTATGTTATAAATCCTTACAAATTTGTAATACAATACAAACATCTTAAAATATGTACTGTGATGCAAGTTTATGGAAGAAGATGACATATTGAAGATGCTGGACTCATGGAATTCTTGGAATCGCGGTACAGATGCAGGCTTGCCCAGAGACTTTTATGTTGACCGAATAACAGGTTTTCTAACAGATCCAGCGATATCAATCGTCATCGAGACCGGAATCCGGCGAGCCGGCAAGTCCTTTATTGCAAAACAGGTCGTAAAGAGACTTGTTGAAGAAGGTTTTTCAAAAAATCGGATTCTGATTATCAACCTGGAGGATGAACGGCTAATGGATAGAGATTACCGCCTCCTGCTTGAAATGTATGATGTTTACAAACATAAGATGAATCCAAATGAAGGCAGTATTGTAATCATAGATGAAGCGCAGGAAGTTGATGGATGGGAACGCTTCGTGAGAGGTCTGTCGGAAAGGGGCGAAGCGAAGTTCCTGATTACCGGCTCCTCGTCAAAGCTGTTGGACTCGGAATATGCCACTCTTTTGTCCGGCAGACATATTGTAGTTTATGTGCACCCGCTGAACTTGCATGAATATAAGCAGTTCAGAGGAAAAAGTGATGTCTCCGTCGATTACCTCAGGGAAGGCGGTTTCCCGGCAGTAGTTCTCTCTGGCAGAAAGCCTGACCTGATAATCAATTATTTCAATACTATAATTCTAAAGGATGTAATACAGAGGTTCAGGATACAGAAGCAGGACATTCTCATACGGCTCGCAAAATTTTACATAACGAGCATAGGGTCAAAAATAACTTTCAACAGCGTTTCAAAATTTCTCAAATTGCCTGTGAAGACTACATACAACTTTTCTCTGTGCCTTGAAAAATCATACCTGATATTTTTTGTTGACAGATTCTCATTCTCCATAAAAGCTCAAAATAACAGCCCGAGAAAGGTGTACACCACAGATAATTCGTTTCCCGCTGTGCTTGGTATCAATCCTGTTGAAATCAAAGGCAGACTGCTGGAGAATAGTGTGGCCGCAACGCTTTATTTGATTTCCAGGCACCATCCTGAATTCCACTTCTACTACTGGAATGAGAACAACAATGAAGTGGACTTCATAATCAAGGATAAACAGAATTATGAGATTGTACAGGTGGCCTATTCTGTGAAAGAGGAGCGAACAAGGACCAGAGAGGTAGAAGCTCTGCTGGACTGCGCCGCCAGACTCAACGTTGGCAAAGCCGAAATAATTACAATGGATTACACGAGTGAAGAGCTGGTCAACAATATTGGTATAAAATACGTTTCAGCTTCAGATTGGATCGAAAACAAGTTGCAACAATATGGGTTGAATTAAGCCTGCAATGGAAAAATCCATCGATATTCCAAAAACTCATCCGTGGGTCGGGTTATTGCAGCTCTGCCCTGGAGCAGACCAACGTCGAAGTGTGTTTTTGCTGCATCTACGCTCATGATCCGTGTAATCTCGCTATTTTCAATTGCAAGACTTCTGGTATCCACACTGCTCCCAGAAATTGTCAGTCTGGGCGGGGAAGGAAAAGTTGGCAGTGCCAAAACTGAAAGACTAAAAAACGCCTGATGCATCTCTTGTGCCGCAAATCAAGGGTGAAACAGAAAAATGGCGGAAACAATAGGGCAGATAAGATGCACACTGGCTGAGGGTCCGCTATGGGACTCACGAAAGAATAAGCTTTACTGGGTTGATATCATTGGGGGTAAAATTCATTCATATGATGCTGATGCAAACACATTCGAGTCATTCAACGCAGGAAAGTTCGTCAGCTGCATTCTGATCAGGCAGAGCGGCAGTTTTCTGATTGCCATGAAACATTCCGTCTACTCTCTGGATTTACACAATGGCATTGAAAAGTTGGCTTCTCTTGACTATGAACCTGCGAACAACAGGTTCAACGACGGAAAATGTGATGCTGCAGGAAGGCTGTGGCTCGGGAGCATGGACATGGATGAAAAGAGACCAACCGGCAGCCTCTATCTGATTGATGAGAATCTGGATGTGCAGAAGAAAGCGGGAGGTCTCACAGTATCAAATGGAATTGCATGGTCTCCGGATAATACAAAGATGTATCACGTCGATTCTCCGACAAGACGCGTCTACTCCTACCGCTATGACCTACTGAGCGGCGAAATTTCCGATAAGGAAACGCTGATTGAGATTCCGCCCGGCGAAGGATTTCCCGACGGAATCACAACAGACACTGAAGGCAACATATACGTCGCCCAGTGGGGAGGATACTGTGTGTCAGTCTGGAATTCTGGCGGAGCACTCATAAGGAAGATACCGATACCAGTTCGCAACGTTTCTTCATGCGCGTTTGGTGGAGTCGATATGCGCGACCTATTCGTGACAACGTCTGCGTTCGATCTAAGCGGAGAGCATCTGAAGGAGGAAAAGCTGAGCGGAGCGGTATTCAGGGAGAGAAATGATATCAGGGGTACAGAGTCAACGCCATTTAAGGGCTGACTAGCTCTGCAGACAGGATTTCTCAGCCCAGGTTGAAAGCATAAATGCAATTCAGCGCGTCCGGAGAATGAAAACGATGAATTATGTAGTGAGTTCGGGAGAAATGCTGATTGATCTGACGCAATTGGATCGCAGAGGGCATATTATTTTTGAAGCGCATCCCGGCGGTGCTCCGGCAAATGTAGCAGTGGGAATAGCCAGACTCGGCGGCAAATCACGCTTTTTTGGAAAACTCTCCAGAGACTTTTTCGGCGATATGCTTCTGCAGACACTGAAGAAAAATGGCGTTGATGCGGGTTTTGTTCCGGACCGATCGGAGAGGCAGACCGCACTAGCCATTGTTATACTCGACAAATCAGGGGACAGGAAATTTGTATTCTATCATGACAGGAGTGCTGACACCAAACTTTCGCCGGTAGATGTTACGGATAGGATTTTTGAAGATGCATCCGTCTTCCACCTTGGATCCGTTTCGATGGCTACGGATCCTTCAAGAAGTGCTATGATTGAACTGGTCAAGAGAGCAAGATTGGCGAACTGTCTGGTTTCCTGCGATCTCAATATTAGAGAGAATTTGTTTTCTGAGAAGGAGGATGTAGGCGCTACACTGAAGTTTCTGCTGTCAAATTCAGATATTTTCAAGTGCAGCGAAGAAGAACTTCACCTGCTTGATTACGGTCCAGACGGATATAAATCACGAGATAACGCAGGCGATTACGGCGAACGCTGGATCCGCAACTGCATAGACCATATACTTGCCGCAGGACCCGCGCTTGTAATCGTCACCAGGGGAAGGCAGGGTGCTGTTATCGGATGCGAAGACAGCACTGTGAGCGTTCCCGCCTTCAGGGTGAGGGCAGTCGATACGACAGGTGCCGGCGATGCCTTCACAGCCGCATTGCTTTATCGGCTTGTCAGGGACGGTCTGGCGGTTTCTTCCAGCATCCGCGATATTCCTGAGGACACATTGACGGAACTCGGCGCTTTCTGCAATGCTGCTGCCGGATTCAGTTGCACACGTTATGGCGGAATCGATTCCCTGCCGGCCATCAGAAACGTGTCAGGGATTCTTAAGTCAGCTAAATGATGGATCAGTCCCTTTCGAAGATGAGCCGTCTCTCACGTCATCCGTTGCGGATATCTCTTTCCCTGCATTCGTTGAATTTTTACTTCCTTCATATCAAAAACCGGCAGATCAGTGTCCTCAAAAAACCATAGTTAAATAGTAAAATTAACTCTCCAACACCGGCAGTGTTGTCAATGTCTCCTGCAGATGAAAAGCGCCTGAATTCTCTGGCATTCTTGAAAAAATTCACGTACAGCAGCCTCATGCAGAACTATATCCCGTTCCCCATGGACACGAAATTGTGTTCCGGATGGGCAGAGGGAATCCCGACTGAAGGTCACACCATAATGTACACTTCCATGATGTACCAGATGGCACCACTTTTCAGGAGATACGAAAAGCTTCTTCCAACCATTTCAAAGATGAAGGGGATTTCACAATTTGCAGGGATCGGGAAGTATTTTTACAAACCTTCAAAGACCGAGATTGAGAGAGCATATCGCATTCTCCGCAACATCGCATCGATGCTCAGAAATTCGGGGGTTCAATTCGCTTATCTGTATGATGAGGAGCCATACAGCGGCGCGCTGCTTCTGGAACTCGGCATGATTGACGAGTTCAGGGAATATGGGAAGCACCTGCTGGACTTCTTTGGAAGCAGGGGCATCGAAAGGCTGATAACCGTTGACCCCCACACCACAAATGCGCTGTCCAGACTCAGGGAGTATTACGGATCTGGCATTGAAATTGTTCCATACCTCTTTCTTCTGAAGGGCGCAAAGGCTGAAGGCGAATTTGTCCTTCACGACTCCTGTCTGTACTCAAAACATCTTAAAATGTACGAAAGTATCAGGCATTTCATCAAGGACAGCGGACTCAGACTGGTGGAGGACAGAATGGTCACAGGCAGGGAGACAGCAATGTGCTGCGGTTCACCCGTGGGGGTTGTGAGCCCGGAGCTCAGCGAGAAAATAGCCGCTCGCAGGGCAAAAAAACTGACTTCTGTCGGGAACAGGGTGATGTTGATGTGCCCCATGTGCTATCAGAATCTTTCTCCTCACATTCAGAATGTTTCGGATCTTGCGGAGGTGATTCACTGACAGGTAATTGGGAAGTTGCGCTGGAGAGATCGACGGCGAACAACGTTCCCGGCGTATGGAACGTTCTTGAAAAATATCCATACATTGAGAACACCCGAAAGAGCCTGAGAGCGGCAAAAATGAAAGTTATTGAAAACATGGAGGTTTACCTGAAGCAGGCGATGGAATCTGTATCGAGGAGCGGCGGCAAACCGCATTTCGCAAGAGATGCAGGAGAGGCTCTGCAGATCGTCGACGGTATTATAGGGAGCAGCAAACACATCATAATGGGCAAATCCAGCGTTGCGTTTGAAATTGGTCTCAGAAGGCATCTGGCAGAAGCCGGGCGGGACGTATGTGAAACGGACTTCGGCGAGTTTCTCCTTCAGATTTCGGAAGAGGAGCCGTCTCATATAATCACTGTCGCACTACACATGACCAGAGAGGCCTTCGGCAGGAGCATTCATGATAAACTGCAGAAATC
Above is a window of Candidatus Sysuiplasma acidicola DNA encoding:
- a CDS encoding magnesium transporter CorA family protein, translating into MITRTVISPDRSTKQSFENVTDVDTSSVKGSIVWIDCDVIDESLLEWLSSKFHLDQYSAEDIRKGGQRVKVEDYREYTFCTVKSPLASSETPPASVFSEIFALFSDTWIVTIHRGPSDTIKSVMDAVANRGLSPLSPTPASDLVYYMIIDFATDAFIDSLTAVEDDIYALSDEAEKFINFRKRGLEDVKELMLSLSRIRARLIALRTVLSQERDALGQIMRGSIPYVRNETLRNFRDVHDHSFQLVELVDSYVARVNDVRDLYFSLRSALTDNIIKVLTIVATIFLPLALLAGIYGMNFTHGYNVPGSSSPYGFYIMIIIMTAVGLILVGAFRRYGWI
- a CDS encoding DUF2079 domain-containing protein, whose amino-acid sequence is MLLSPVWPFTKTTSAAMRLRGRDRFAVVAVSAAIAYGLIWSLISIAKLDTYHATVYDLGVSSYLLWSVFHGHFVMVPEKAIYLLLAPFYYIYPSQAALLTFQSFWIGAGAVPIYLMAKRFLRGREALTVALGYLLYFPIAGINWFDFHFMALFPTLFFTGLYFRMSGRAWPSAIFLGLSCTTDALAPVVVALAGCILIYDDRRLNCGRVPVFPRDNDRISMRFDAALAALPVLFLSGVVVIFGPDTLLKYVPFRLTLYAAASALSYDLSWKLFFLALPILPLIVFARKSSVLMLLSVPYSLFALFSTDLNNFTPYYYQYAAMYAPGYLLAAILGMTKMKGKTISVSTKRKISVKPASLFITLILVSGAFLLPYSPANAYLPKPPDGNYLFLHNVMPGAVDNELSEMISLIPRNASVLMQNNMPSLAQRANSTIPGVYRGNYLPDYVITDPHSRFFYVNINGSTEGDMLYWVNTLFSTGMYGIMAEAGNCILLAKGYTGAIRYFVPYSAKQSMQIGHGGDPIFRLCLANGLYELNLSGPSSATLFIRMYGRTLIANTTGTSELSNGVSVVVSTDIGSVYSFVSVAVGHVSSNTSCVISLTQSSWLQNRQT
- a CDS encoding chromate resistance protein, producing the protein MKWVTREKAKVDRIACPWVIKRFVDRDAEFIFVPKEKIAETAAKEKAIPFDAPGVELTHYEEGGKEYVSFDAIIKKYGLKDQALLELARIVRGADADIPDAPPESAGLEAAALGFRDIASNDHENMRLQFPFYDAMYRYCQLRLSKKAELEHAK
- a CDS encoding iron-containing redox enzyme family protein; amino-acid sequence: MKCPVCLEKTEWTEGAEFAGVASHMLANAKQADGEHAMWLKRYAGHKETAETDLEALLSKLYETDGNPKRWILNRLIERIYTSPPHPFIQRLQHPDRKTIYGYVMEHHHFLVQWVRCCSSIISRTDLEDVQLYEIDNIVSEFRGNPPEQQSHHELLLRMGESIGVDRTIVYSTKPLPATANCLAWWNRIANECSWIETMAAMHTLELTANPEIKKLGSDMTYFDPAILEDRKYPDAVKSFLYEGYKADAGHSMEALDLIVKYCNTTELQHDIQSVVYKTVKLLDDYLMARLERGEMLAD
- a CDS encoding TA0938 family protein gives rise to the protein MTISWQGLRGARCLQINNIHGCALCDAAWGEYWEEVENERMRFCCDICAFAFKNMVGEVKKSAHWPRLEKIEIQGDNTIGRKCLAAYNGNEFRFYIKFSNDGRISDFHRL
- a CDS encoding ATP-binding protein, which gives rise to MEEDDILKMLDSWNSWNRGTDAGLPRDFYVDRITGFLTDPAISIVIETGIRRAGKSFIAKQVVKRLVEEGFSKNRILIINLEDERLMDRDYRLLLEMYDVYKHKMNPNEGSIVIIDEAQEVDGWERFVRGLSERGEAKFLITGSSSKLLDSEYATLLSGRHIVVYVHPLNLHEYKQFRGKSDVSVDYLREGGFPAVVLSGRKPDLIINYFNTIILKDVIQRFRIQKQDILIRLAKFYITSIGSKITFNSVSKFLKLPVKTTYNFSLCLEKSYLIFFVDRFSFSIKAQNNSPRKVYTTDNSFPAVLGINPVEIKGRLLENSVAATLYLISRHHPEFHFYYWNENNNEVDFIIKDKQNYEIVQVAYSVKEERTRTREVEALLDCAARLNVGKAEIITMDYTSEELVNNIGIKYVSASDWIENKLQQYGLN
- a CDS encoding SMP-30/gluconolactonase/LRE family protein, which produces MAETIGQIRCTLAEGPLWDSRKNKLYWVDIIGGKIHSYDADANTFESFNAGKFVSCILIRQSGSFLIAMKHSVYSLDLHNGIEKLASLDYEPANNRFNDGKCDAAGRLWLGSMDMDEKRPTGSLYLIDENLDVQKKAGGLTVSNGIAWSPDNTKMYHVDSPTRRVYSYRYDLLSGEISDKETLIEIPPGEGFPDGITTDTEGNIYVAQWGGYCVSVWNSGGALIRKIPIPVRNVSSCAFGGVDMRDLFVTTSAFDLSGEHLKEEKLSGAVFRERNDIRGTESTPFKG